Proteins encoded together in one Pantoea sp. CCBC3-3-1 window:
- a CDS encoding phage holin family protein: MSPLLWVFLSEHHLLDAVVISGMGGVVSYILHQRIKPCNAHRLKTFLQHLIVSMFTGLLIGLLCVDFNATTSQTLFFAGVAGTSGSEIILLLQKRLSLWLGQRKA, encoded by the coding sequence CTATGGGTCTTTTTATCTGAGCATCATCTTCTGGATGCGGTCGTCATTTCAGGGATGGGTGGCGTGGTGAGTTATATTCTTCATCAGCGAATCAAGCCCTGCAACGCGCACCGGCTGAAAACATTTCTACAGCATCTGATCGTATCGATGTTTACCGGGCTGTTAATCGGTTTACTGTGTGTCGATTTCAATGCCACAACATCCCAGACGCTGTTTTTTGCCGGAGTCGCCGGCACCAGCGGCAGTGAAATTATCCTGCTGCTGCAAAAGCGCCTGAGCCTGTGGCTGGGACAAAGAAAAGCGTAA
- the glmU gene encoding bifunctional UDP-N-acetylglucosamine diphosphorylase/glucosamine-1-phosphate N-acetyltransferase GlmU, translating to MSNSAMSVVILAAGKGTRMYSDLPKVLHLLAGKPMVQHVIDAANGVGADKVHLVYGHGGELLQSRLTDPSLNWVLQAEQLGTGHAMQQAAPFFADDEDIMMLYGDVPLISPETLQRLRSAKPKGGIALLTVILDNPTGYGRIIREQGSVVGIVEQKDATPEQLAIREINTGILLANGADLKRWLSKLTNNNAQGEYYITDIIAFAHQEGRVTEAVHPSRNSETDGVNNRLQLATLERVFQAEQAEKLLLAGVMLQDPARFDLRGELTHGRDVVIDTNVIVEGRVHLGDRVKIGSGCILKNCVIGDDCEISPYSVLENAELAATCTVGPFARLRPGSSLAEGAHVGNFVEMKKASLGKGSKAGHLSYLGDAEIGANVNIGAGTITCNYDGVNKSLTVIGDDVFVGSDTQLIAPVSVAAGATIAAGTTVMKDVAAKGLVYNRRDQQLKTGWQRPVKKQ from the coding sequence ATGTCAAACAGCGCGATGAGTGTGGTGATCCTTGCAGCAGGCAAGGGAACCCGTATGTATTCCGACCTTCCTAAAGTTCTTCATCTGCTGGCCGGTAAACCGATGGTACAGCACGTTATCGACGCGGCTAACGGCGTAGGTGCTGATAAAGTCCACCTGGTCTATGGCCATGGCGGCGAGTTACTACAATCTCGCTTAACCGATCCCTCGCTGAACTGGGTGCTCCAGGCAGAGCAACTGGGCACCGGCCATGCTATGCAGCAGGCTGCGCCTTTCTTTGCCGATGATGAAGACATCATGATGCTCTACGGCGACGTGCCGCTGATTTCGCCAGAAACGCTCCAGCGCCTGCGCAGCGCTAAACCCAAAGGCGGAATCGCGCTGCTGACTGTTATCCTTGATAATCCGACGGGTTACGGCCGCATTATCCGCGAACAGGGTTCAGTTGTCGGTATTGTGGAACAGAAAGATGCCACGCCGGAACAGCTGGCGATCCGCGAAATCAATACCGGTATTTTGCTGGCTAACGGCGCCGATCTGAAGCGCTGGCTGAGCAAACTGACCAATAATAACGCGCAGGGCGAGTACTACATTACCGACATCATTGCTTTCGCGCATCAGGAAGGACGGGTCACTGAAGCGGTGCATCCTTCCCGCAATTCGGAAACCGACGGCGTCAATAACCGGCTTCAGCTGGCGACGCTGGAACGCGTTTTCCAGGCAGAACAAGCTGAAAAGCTGCTGCTGGCAGGCGTAATGTTGCAGGATCCGGCTCGTTTCGATCTGCGGGGCGAACTGACGCATGGCCGTGACGTGGTGATTGATACTAACGTTATCGTAGAAGGCCGCGTTCATCTCGGCGATCGCGTGAAGATTGGCAGCGGATGCATACTGAAAAACTGTGTTATTGGTGATGACTGCGAAATCAGTCCCTACAGCGTGCTGGAAAATGCAGAGCTGGCGGCGACCTGCACCGTCGGGCCTTTCGCTCGGTTACGTCCCGGTAGCTCGCTGGCTGAAGGGGCACACGTTGGCAACTTCGTTGAAATGAAAAAAGCCTCGCTGGGTAAAGGCTCGAAGGCGGGCCATTTGAGCTACCTGGGCGATGCAGAAATTGGCGCCAACGTGAATATCGGTGCCGGAACGATTACCTGCAATTATGACGGCGTAAATAAATCGCTAACGGTTATTGGCGACGACGTGTTCGTCGGCTCAGATACGCAACTGATAGCGCCGGTTTCCGTCGCTGCCGGGGCAACCATCGCTGCCGGAACGACAGTGATGAAAGACGTGGCAGCCAAAGGCCTGGTCTACAATCGTCGGGATCAGCAGCTGAAAACAGGCTGGCAGCGTCCGGTTAAGAAACAATAA